In the Lepus europaeus isolate LE1 chromosome 10, mLepTim1.pri, whole genome shotgun sequence genome, ctGGAAGggaacaggtaatggctcaagtaattgggttcctgccacccacatcagtgacctggattgcattctaaGCTCCCGACTTCtccctggcctagtcccagccgttgccagcacttcagagagagaaccagcaaatgggagctcatACTTCCTCTCAGATATTTCGAaaagttgaaatttttttaattcttggtgACCAAAATAACTGTATGAATAACAAAATTCTAGTCCTTAAAAATCTAACGAGAGTAATCCAGAGTTTAGAAGAATTAGCTAAAATGTTGAATGTGTTctatgggtgggggaaggggcagcgctgtggcatagtgggtaaagctgctgcctgcagtgctggcatcccatatgggtgctggtttgagtcccagctgctccacttctgatccagctctctgctatggcctgggagagcagtagaagatggcccgagtccttgggcccctgcacctgcatgggagaccctgaagaagctcctggctcctgtcttcagatcagcacaacttctgttgttgcagccacttggggggagtgaaccagtggatggaaaacctttctctctgtaactctgcctctctgtaactctgcctttcgagtaaataaataagtcttaaaaaaaatgttctatggTATAAACCTCAAGGCtggtagttttgtttttattctctctctctcttttctttctttctccttcctttctttcttttgagaaagaagaaagaggtaCAAACCAACAgagctcttctctctgctggttcactccccaaatgcctgcagcagtcagggctgggccagaccaaagccaggagtcagaaacaatccaggtctctcccatgggtggcagggacctaagtactggagccatcacctgctgtctcccagggtgtgcgttaggaATATGGGGTGGAGCTGGGACGCACACCCAGACATTCAAACGTGGGATGTGACATCCCAAACAGTGACCTAACTGTTGTGCCAGGTGCCCACCCCAAGGCCTTAccgttaaataaacaaataccaaAGCAGTCCAACATCTTTGAAGAAGGGTTACCGGAATAGGTAAGAGTTAGCCCATGTTTGTGCTGGCTAGACTTCACATACTCAGCTATGCTTTATGTTACTGTTCCTTTAACTGCTCCACGTATACAGCAGTCACCATTAACATTATCATTGAAGTCTTTGTTTAGGActtttgattttgaaataaaaaaattagacaaaagatacactttttaaagaagatttattttattcaaaaggcaaagcaacagagagaaagatctaccaccctctgcttcactccccaaatggccaacatagcCAGGCCACGTGTGAGGCAAAGTGGAGAACACAGGCAAAGGTTGAGGTGTGGAATGAACCATGGTACCAGAGTCTTCTCTGAGTACCTGCTTTGGCTGTCAGGGCTCTTGGGCCTGGGCGGCCGTAGTGGGGCTAAAACAgtgcatcctccactgtcctttcTTTTTACAGAAAACAAAGAAGCCCAAGGCAGCGGAGTGTGtctcaaaaccaggagtcagtgAAGGTGAGATGCTAACCAGGCCTTCATTTCAGCCACGTGGGACTCCAAGGCTGTTTCCTAAGTAATTCCtgcttttgttattattttctttatagaatCCACAAAGACATCAAAAGTTAAGACAGGGAAACCTGAAGATTCCAGCCTTGATTCTAGAGAGAAGAAAACCAACTCGGCTCCCAGAAGTGCAGGTGGGTCCCACGGAGACACCGAGCACTGGGGAAGCTGGAAGTGCAGCGGTTTTGTGTGGGTGGTGGTGGGTGAGTGAGTGAAGGAGAGGAGTCGGCCTTGGCCTCTGTCCCATCTGCAGACAGTCCGCTGTGCTCTCCAGAGGGTGAGGGGATGTCCACGCACCCCTCGTCGGGAGCCCTGGCAGGACTGCACGGGTCTGGGTGCACGTGCAGTTGTTCAGTTTGCCGTGGAGTAGATGCTGCTGCCACGCCAGAAAGCGCTGGGGTTCCGTGGCCTCCACGGCTCTTTACACCCTTCTCCGCTTGCCCCTTGCCGAGAGTCAGTTTCTCCCGAAACTGTCTTTAACTCAGAACATTTTCCTTCACAAAGCGAAAAGCACAGATTGGTTAGGTAAAAGAACGTGGCGTCTTGCATGCTGAGCAGTATCCGCAGAAGTGAGTGAGGGCCCGTCCCAGCCCTGCATGTCGTGGCCGCAGTTAAGCcacccacagagctggcctgtgCCCTGCGCGTGGCGAGCTGCAGCCGGCAGGGAGTGGGGACACAGGAACAGGGCGGGGAGAAGTCTCTCCAGGAGCCGGGGCTGgcagggtgtggggacacaggaacAGGGCGGGGAGTCTCTCCAGGAGCCGGGGCCAGCAGGGAGTGGGGACACAGGAACAGGGCGGGGAGTCTCTCCAGGAGCCGGGGCCAgcagggtgtggggacacaggaacAGGGCGGGGAGAAGTCTCTCCAGGAGCCGGGGCCTGCAGGGAGTGGGGACACAGGAACGGGGCAGGGAGTCTCTCCAGGAGCCGGGGCCGgcagggtgtggggacacaggaacGCGGTGGGGAGTCTCTCCAggagctggggcctgcagggtgtggggacacaggaacGGGGCGGGGAGTCTCTCCAGGAGCCATGGCTGGCAGGGAGTGGGGACAGAGGAACGAGGCGGGGAGAAGTCTCTCCAGGAGCCGGGGCTGGCAGGGTGTGGGGAcagaggagtggggtggggagtcTCTCCAGGAGCCGGGGCCGGCTGGGAGTGGGGACAGAGGAACGGGGCGGGGAGTCTCTCCAGGAGCTGGCAGTGAGGGGTGTGGAGGAGGGGCTTCGGAGACTGGAGTTGACAGGTGACTTAGAGAACGCGGGAACCCGTGCATGGCTTTCCCCTAagctgtattttccatgaactcgtGACGCCCTCGCCTTGCTCAGAGAGGCTGATGCCTTTCCTCTGGAGGGTGGGATCCGTGGAGCGATCTCTAGTTCAACCTGAAGGTTCTGGCTTTGCATTTTTCTGGCAGTGAATGGGAGCTCGTCCGGAAAAGCTGGGAAGCCTCCGTGTGGAGCTCCAAAGAGGTCCATCGCCGACAGCGACGAATCTGAAACCTACAAGTCGATTTTCACAACCCACAGCTCCGCCAAGCGCTCCAAGGAGGAGTCTGCGCACTGGGTCACCCACACGTCCTACTGCTTCTGAAGCGCATGCCCACGGCTGCTCCCGGTGTCCCTGGGGTCTCTGCGTGGCTCGCGGGTGCGGTGTTATAAAGTCCTCTCCCCACTCCGAGCCCATGTGGTCACTCTCGCTGCGAGGCGCCCACCGGTTCCGGGGAGGCTTGGCTGGCTTGCAGTGACTCGGTGCCCTGTCCACACTGCCCGCAGCTGACCCGGTGCCCTGTCCACACTGCCCGCAGCCGACCCGGCCCTCTCCGCGGCGGGGGAGtcggggctgctctgcttctgtgctTGCAGTGATGacgggctgcaggtgtcccgggGTGGGCGCTTTATCCTGACTCCACTTCTCGTGGTTTTTCTGCATCCAGAGAGGGCGAGTTTGCACCCCTCTGCCTGCTCAGCCTGTTCCTCACTGTAGCCCAGGCGGGGCTTTGGGCCTGTGGTCTGGCACTTAAGGGGTCTTCCTAGTTTTCCCTTTTGAAGACAGCAAAGATCAGCTTATAGTTGAGCATCTAATgatttggcacaaaaataaaactCCCTTTTCTCCCATCTGCTTGGGTTTTTTCCCCTTCCCCACCACTGATGTTCTAGCAGGAGCCTTGAGCCAGAGCATTGCTGGGGACGGGAGTGGTCCACAGACACAGGGGCTCTGCCTTCTCTCAGCAGGTCAGAGGGGGATTGCACCTGGAATTGGTGTGTTTTACCCGTCACGTGTGTTGTGTCAGTGTTTACTGAAACTTCCCGTCGGACTAAGGAAGAACCAGGAACCTCCAGGTCGCAGCAGTTTGTCTGCAGGCCCCtcagaggcagaattagagaggggaaagacagagctcttccacgCATtgctgcactccccaaatggccgcgacagccatggttggagtcaggagccgccaggcagaagtcaggagcctggtaccccatctgggtctccctcatgggtggcaggggcccaggtacttgggccaccttctgccactttctcaggcatattagcagggagctggattggaagtggagcagccgggactcaaaccggcacctctAGGGATGCTAGCGTCACAGGGAGtcgcttaacctgctgagtcGAACTGCCAGCTCCTGCAAGCTCTTTGTATTAGGAaagggcagtggggtggggggaccagAGGCCAGGGGTGAGCCAGTGACAGGGTGCAGGAGGCTGGGATCTCCCCTCGCCCACTTCTAAAACCCTGCTCTGATGTGCACGTGGTTCTTACTTCGAAGTGTTGGGAAGATTTGGCCCAGGGACATTTGCACATTTTGGTAGAATTATATTAACCTGTGCATTTTTATTGTGGACTTTTCCAGAACagatttgatcagcccttttaTTTCCCTCAGCAGTTTTCTACACAGCCCATTTTAACCACTTTTTAAGGTTCTTAtactcttttgtttttattggttAAAGTTATTTCTTCTCCTAATCCACTCTATTCTATTAAAACTTAGTTCAGTCCTCTCAGATCTTACTAATTACAGCTTTTGCCACCGTGAGGTGTTTTTATCTTGATGACTGTTTTCTGCCAGTTTCAGTTTCCTGCATTTGCCCTGCATCGGTTTTCTGTTTGCACTGAGTATGGTGGCTGTGCCGTTCTTCCAGTGGCCCAGCGACAGGGTCCTGTGCGTCAGCACCTGAGCATCTTACAGCACACagcctccagccccctccccagcccctggcagaggAGGAGCATCGCGCGCTGGGCAGGGCTCAGGAGAGGCAACCCTGCTGTCTCTTGCAGTGCCCAGCCCCGCATCGTGCTTTGGTCCCCCACAGGCAAGGGGCCAGGGAAGGGAGTGATGGCTTGAAGTTAGCTTTGTCTTCAGGGCTCACCTACAGGGCCAGGCGAGCTCGGGAACTCCTGGCAACCCAGTGAGGTGGGACGGAGGCCAGCGCCCCACTGTGGAGCCAGGTGTCCAAGGTAGGGCTACAGCActtcccagcaggtgcacacattTCTGTCTGCCCGAGCCTCACCATGCTGTCTCTTGAGAAACGCTTGTCAGCTGAACACGTCTGTGGAGGCTGCCAGAAGCTTCCGAAGGGTTCAGGTGGGCACtgcctgtttgtttgtttatttgagtgaagagagggagagacagacagcgtccatctgctggttcactccccagatggccacaacatccggggctgggctaggccaaagcggAGCCTGACgccgcctctgggtctcccacatgggtacagaggtccaGGGACATaagccgttttccactgctttcccagatacaacatcagggagctggagcagaagtggagcagccgggacttgaaccagccggtgccacaggtgggggtttaactcactgtgcacaACATtggcctccacttttttttttttttttaaagaaatacaggcTGTATGCAAATGTGGGGGGCGGGGAAGACTTCTGAATATGCAGTGGTCATCTCTCCGAGCAGCAGGAGCTGCTCTCCCTCAAGAGCCATGTGCCCCTGATCCAGACATGCGACAGGGATGAACCTCCAAGCCGGGGTCACAGGGCCTCTCTGGCACACGGCCGAGCACAGCAGGGCCAGCTGCCTGTCACGTGAACACTCAGAAGCAGCAGCCTCCAGGTTGGAGGATTCGTGGGGTGTGAGTGCCCGGGTGTCAACGCTGCCCCATTTCACCGGCTCAACATACGAGCTCCACCCACATCTCTTGCCAGAGTCTTGAAAACCGAATCTAGAACAGTCCTTTGTTGTCCTCTTAAAGCTTTGCTCATCCTGTGTGGCCCGGGGATGGACACGCCAGAGGGGTCAGTGAGGAGTGAGGCTGATGGGAGTGGTGGGAACTGTGGAAAGGTGGCCACCAGAAGGGCCATTTCCTGTTCTGCTCCAACAGAGAGGCCCTGTGAGGCTGTGGGCCCAACACTCCCAGAGCGTGCGTGTTTTCAAAGGAAGTCAGAAATCTGGAGTTTTTAAGTGAGGCTCCCCACAATGTTTCACTGCTAGCAAATGGTTATTTTTAGAAGCAATAGCAGCCAAGtgaaacagcaccagcccctcgctTGCAGCCTGTGGTTCACTGTCCTTCCCACCTGAGTCTCGGCTCCACGGGGACACACCGTGCCTCTGCTCCCACAGTGGACCAAACAGGAACAGAGGCAGAGGATGCCTCTCCCAACAGAGCACCAGAGCCAGGAAGAATGTTCTAGCAAGGACCTGATGCCCTCTCCCACACCTGCTGGGAATTTCTCCATTTCCCTTTAAGTGctgctcccaggatgcactggggCTCATTATTGCCAGCGTGAAgcctcacaatggccagggcggcCCTGGCTCAGGGCCTCTGTGACATCACCAAACAGCCCAGCACCAGGCACCCCGGTCTCCCAGTTGAGAGGGCAAACCACCCCACCATGAGCAACTTCCTCCCCCATCTCTGCCCACCATGCGGACGCTGAAATGGATCCTGTTCTTACCTTTGTGCCTCTCCTGCGGCTGTGCCTTTATGTTCTCTTCTCTGAGAGAGAAGGCCAAAGACCCCCAGGGAAAGGTGCCTTGCGGAGGGCACTTCCGGATTAGGCAGAATCTACCAGAGCACGCCCAAGGCTGGCTTGGGAGCAAGTGGCTCTGGCTCTTGTTTGTTGTTGTGCTGTACGTTATACTCAAGTTTCgaggagacagtgagaagaaCAAGGTAAGCGCGGCGCCGAGCTCGCACAGCACACCGGTTCAATCCCCGAAGCCGCAGACTCGGAGTAGCAGGTGTCCTGGTCCGTGCGGGCAGGACTGGGTTTGAGTGGAAAGTGCCGACCTCACGGTCTCGGTGGAAGTTAGCAAATGCATGCTCTGGCGTGTCCTTCCTGCCTGAAGATGGTGGCCCCCAAGTCCACTGGGGGTGGGACAAACAGACGAGGGTGATTTATGTTAATTGCCTCAGTATTTCCAgctcaatgaattttttaaagtgaggATAGATTCAAGAACTTCAGGTGTGTTTCAGCACATAGCTGAATTATTCTCAGGGCAACATCCACCGACCTCTGGCTTTTAAACTCGCCCTGACACTTGACCAAGTACAGATTTCTGAACGCATGGCAAATGGTATCAACATCccagcacaggagccaggagacctgTGCTGAAGAGCGGCAGCTGCTGGTCCCTAGGGTGACTCAGCAAGTCTTGTTCTGGTTTATACAACCCAGCACCACCTCAATCCTGTATCCAGACTGACCAGAACAGGAATCGGCAAACTTCCTATAAAGGGCCAGATGGTAGAGTGTTCAATTCAGGGAGAGGGGCGTGTATGTGGTCTCAGAGAGCTACCCAACTCCAGCATTGTAGGGTGAAAGCAGCCATAGATAATACGCAAATAAACAAATGTGGCTgggttctaataaaactttattaaccaAGACAGCTGGCAGGCTAGATCTGGCCAGAGTTTGCCAACGCCTGGACTAGAGCAATGCTGGAACCATCTTCCCTTAGAAGAGCCCCATGCTCTCGGGACTGCGTGAAAACCAGCCGAGTCCCCGGTGTCATTCACCCGAATCTCTTTCTCAACAGGAGCAGAATCCTAGCCTTCGAGGCTGTACATTTCGCTCTCCAATGAGGAGAAATCAAAATACTTCCCCCAACAAAGACTATGCATTCAATACCTTGACTCAGCTCGAGATGGACCTTGTGAAATTTGTGTCCAAAGTGCGGAATCTTAAAGTCGCCATGGCAACTAGCAATAACCTCAAGCTCCAAAGCTTAGAGGCACCCGCTGACCCACAGAACAACATC is a window encoding:
- the LOC133769152 gene encoding protein FAM209-like, which codes for MRTLKWILFLPLCLSCGCAFMFSSLREKAKDPQGKVPCGGHFRIRQNLPEHAQGWLGSKWLWLLFVVVLYVILKFRGDSEKNKEQNPSLRGCTFRSPMRRNQNTSPNKDYAFNTLTQLEMDLVKFVSKVRNLKVAMATSNNLKLQSLEAPADPQNNITIYEIWGEEDE